In Oryza sativa Japonica Group chromosome 11, ASM3414082v1, the following are encoded in one genomic region:
- the LOC4350603 gene encoding coiled-coil domain-containing protein SCD2 isoform X2, with protein MMDWRRAGSPTYGRRRSPAAGIYSAPASPAHPAAAGAASPVHPLAARNKVRAAAALAQAMARPPPPASSRGASEDGYDDDDDVVGGGGGGRYDGGRSPLNGGVYGGRSPMNGGGGGGGGVKDKYFGFALPKLGRNGVDTGAANRPPSTGRSTFAPPVGVNIRPLQAVEMPNGTPRERRAIYPDPTFAQSTRSRDSHDSSTITEELEMLKDENVNLLEKLGLAEERFRQSEARTRELEKQVANLGDGLSMEVKLMKRREEMLVRKEQEIRKALISKNDKSEEIATLQKQLQSAREKEAAAVQKLQEAESETKYLRTMTHRMILSKEEMEEVVMKRCWLARYWGLAVQYGIYPDISMSKHEYWSSFAPLPFEYVTAAGQRAKDGSLRSGDDLEDTERFVHELTVTAGEGNIETMLSVDKGLQELAFLKVEDAVLIALAHHHRPNVAELVDPDIKSSGDEKFTEAFDLSKEEEEDVLFKQAWLVYFWRRAKTHNVEDDIAEERLQMWIDRHGQQPTSHDAVDVDMGIRELRRLGIEQLLWELSRREANSTKEEELNSTKEELKNTTTKDEMDTTNEESSDVEDLT; from the exons ATGATGGACTGGCGGCGGGCCGGGAGCCCGACGTACGGCaggcggcgctcgccggcggcggggatctactcggcgccggcgtcgccggcccacccggcggcggcgggggcggcgtcgCCCGTCCACCCGCTCGCCGCGCGGAACAaggtgcgcgccgccgccgcgctggcgcAGGCCAtggcgcgcccgccgccgccggcctcctcgcgcGGCGCGAGCGAGGAcggctacgacgacgacgacgacgtcgtcggcggcggcggaggcgggaggtACGATGGTGGCCGGAGCCCGCTCAACGGCGGCGTGTACGGCGGCCGGAGCCCcatgaacggcggcggcggcggcggcggcggcgtgaaggACAAGTACTTCGGCTTCGCTTTGCCTAAG TTAGGTCGGAATGGTGTGGACACTGGTGCAGCAAATCGCCCTCCATCAACTGGAAGGTCAACTTTTGCACCACCTGTTGGGGTTAATATCAGACCTCTACAAGCGGTGGAAATGCCAAATGGGACCCCTCGGGAAAGAAG GGCAATCTATCCAGATCCCACTTTTGCTCAGTCGACACGGTCACGAGACTCACATGACAGTTCAACAATAACAGAAGAG CTTGAGATGCTAAAAGATGAAAATGTAAACCTTTTGGAGAAG CTTGGACTAGCTGAAGAGAGATTTAGACAATCTGAAGCCCGGACAAGGGAGCTCGAGAAACAG GTTGCTAATCTCGGTGATGGGTTATCTATGGAAGTTAAGCTTATGAAAAG GAGGGAGGAGATGCTCGTAAGAAAGGAG caagaaaTAAGAAAAGCACTTATATCGAAGAATGATAAAAGCGAGGAAATTGCCACTCTTCAAAAACAGCTGCAG TCTGCAAGAGAAAAGGAGGCTGCTGCTGTTCAGAAACTCCAAGAAGCAGAGTCTGAAACAAAATATTTACGCACGATGACACACAGGATGATCTTGAGCAAGGAAGAAATG GAAGAAGTTGTTATGAAGAGGTGTTGGCTTGCTCGTTATTGGGGCTTGGCTGTTCAATATG GCATCTATCCTGATATTTCCATGTCAAAACATGAATACTGGTCTTCATTTGCTCCTCTTCCCTTTGAGTATGTAACAGCTGCTGGACAGAGAGCTAAGGATGGATCTCTTCGTAGTG GTGATGATTTGGAAGACACAGAAAGGTTTGTTCATGAGTTGACAGTAACAGCTGGAGAAGGCAACATAGAAACCATGCTTTCTGTTGATAAAGGGCTTCAAGAACTAGCTTTCTTGAAG GTTGAGGATGCTGTTCTTATTGCTCTTGCCCATCATCATCGTCCTAATGTTGCTGAACTAGTAGACCCAG ATATTAAATCATCTGGTGATGAAAAATTCACTGAAGCATTTG ATCTCagcaaggaggaagaggaagatgtATTGTTCAAGCAG GCATGGCTCGTATATTTCTGGAGAAGGGCTAAAACCCATAACGTGGAAGATGATATTGCTGAGGAGCGGTTGCAGATGTGGATTGATCGACATGGGCAGCAGCCCACCTCACATGATGCTGTAGATG TTGATATGGGTATACGCGAGCTGAGGCGCCTAGGAATCGAACAGCTACTATGGGAACTTTCGCGGAGAGAGGCGAACTCTACCAAAGAAGAGGAGCTGAACAGCACCAAAGAAGAGCTGAAAAACACCACCACAAAAGATGAGATGGACACCACCAACGAGGAATCGTCCGATGTCGAGGATCTGACCTAG
- the LOC4350603 gene encoding coiled-coil domain-containing protein SCD2 isoform X1, producing the protein MDAAAAAAPRGGSTGRRPTSSSSASSAAAAARAAAAREAMARMEEVMLAHAGAAGEFSIILDAPLPSLHHYRRNPTPDAAARRGGGGRDEVPARLRREGSGHDAAAVDDLNAAARSRRGADRYRDGAGAGRPRADRYYRGGEEEERVEAPVRLVAPRGGARREGARGGGGGDAPPPPVRPASAEGKPAAAVVEEDTALQLLARGRGGRSSSATRRVEEERPSSRRSGRERAGDTGAIKAVEPEKPAAEVEAEVVGRWSRRERDDGGEEAAVSRKPLAAAPVVVDEEVTPLQLLARGARSSSAARRVVQEEPQVVEAVAARPSSRRSRREGNGDAGVKAVVPDAAAEVEPEIAGRWSSRRSEDGSEEAAAVLPKPLAAIVTGARSRSNSPAISRNGVDTGAANRPPSTGRSTFAPPVGVNIRPLQAVEMPNGTPRERRAIYPDPTFAQSTRSRDSHDSSTITEELEMLKDENVNLLEKLGLAEERFRQSEARTRELEKQVANLGDGLSMEVKLMKRREEMLVRKEQEIRKALISKNDKSEEIATLQKQLQSAREKEAAAVQKLQEAESETKYLRTMTHRMILSKEEMEEVVMKRCWLARYWGLAVQYGIYPDISMSKHEYWSSFAPLPFEYVTAAGQRAKDGSLRSGDDLEDTERFVHELTVTAGEGNIETMLSVDKGLQELAFLKVEDAVLIALAHHHRPNVAELVDPDIKSSGDEKFTEAFDLSKEEEEDVLFKQAWLVYFWRRAKTHNVEDDIAEERLQMWIDRHGQQPTSHDAVDVDMGIRELRRLGIEQLLWELSRREANSTKEEELNSTKEELKNTTTKDEMDTTNEESSDVEDLT; encoded by the exons atggacgccgcggccgcggccgccccgcgcgGCGGCAGCACCGGGCGACgcccgacctcctcctcctcggcctccagcgcggccgccgcggcgcgcgcggcggcggcccgcgaGGCGATGGCGCGCATGGAGGAGGTGATGCTCgcccacgccggcgccgccggcgagttcAGCATCATCCTCGACGCACCCCTCCCTTCCCTCCACCACTACCGCCGCAACCCCACACCtgacgccgccgcgcggcgcgggggcggcgggagggaCGAGGTCCCCGCGCGTCTGCGGCGCGAGGGGAGcggccacgacgccgccgccgtcgacgacctgAACGCCGCGGCGCGCTCCCGCCGTGGGGCGGACAGGTACCGGGACGGAGCCGGAGCGGGGAGGCCGCGCGCTGACAGGTACTAccggggtggggaggaggaagagcggGTGGAGGCGCCGGTGCGGTTGGTTGCCCCgcgtggcggcgcgcggagggAGGGTgcccgtggcggtggcggtggcgacgctCCTCCACCGCCCGTGAGGCCCGCCTCCGCCGAGGGgaaaccggcggcggcggtagtaGAGGAGGATACAGCGCTGCAGCTGCTGGCGCGTGGCCgtggcgggcggagctcgaGCGCGACGAGgcgcgtggaggaggagaggccgtCGAGCCGGCGATCGGGGCGGGAACGCGCCGGGGACACCGGTGCGATTAAGGCCGTCGAGCCCgagaagccggcggcggaggtcgaGGCGGAGGTCGTGGGGCGGTGGAGCAGGCGAGAgcgcgatgacggcggcgaggaggcggcggtctcGCGGAAGCCGTTGGCAGCAGCGCCGGTGGTCGTGGATGAGGAGGTGACGCCCCTGCAGCTGCTGGCGCGTGGCGCGCGGAGCTcgagcgcggcgaggcgcgTCGTGCAGGAGGAGCCGCAGGTGGTGGAGGCTGTGGCGGCGAGGCCGTCGAGCCGGCGGTCGAGACGGGAAGGCAATGGGGACGCCGGTGTGAAGGCCGTTGTgccggacgcggcggcggaggtggagccgGAGATCGCTGGGCGGTGGAGCAGCCGGCGAAGCGAGGATGGcagtgaggaggcggcggcggttttgCCTAAGCCGTTGGCCGCGATCGTCACCGGAGCTCGGAGCAGGAGCAACTCACCGGCGATAA GTCGGAATGGTGTGGACACTGGTGCAGCAAATCGCCCTCCATCAACTGGAAGGTCAACTTTTGCACCACCTGTTGGGGTTAATATCAGACCTCTACAAGCGGTGGAAATGCCAAATGGGACCCCTCGGGAAAGAAG GGCAATCTATCCAGATCCCACTTTTGCTCAGTCGACACGGTCACGAGACTCACATGACAGTTCAACAATAACAGAAGAG CTTGAGATGCTAAAAGATGAAAATGTAAACCTTTTGGAGAAG CTTGGACTAGCTGAAGAGAGATTTAGACAATCTGAAGCCCGGACAAGGGAGCTCGAGAAACAG GTTGCTAATCTCGGTGATGGGTTATCTATGGAAGTTAAGCTTATGAAAAG GAGGGAGGAGATGCTCGTAAGAAAGGAG caagaaaTAAGAAAAGCACTTATATCGAAGAATGATAAAAGCGAGGAAATTGCCACTCTTCAAAAACAGCTGCAG TCTGCAAGAGAAAAGGAGGCTGCTGCTGTTCAGAAACTCCAAGAAGCAGAGTCTGAAACAAAATATTTACGCACGATGACACACAGGATGATCTTGAGCAAGGAAGAAATG GAAGAAGTTGTTATGAAGAGGTGTTGGCTTGCTCGTTATTGGGGCTTGGCTGTTCAATATG GCATCTATCCTGATATTTCCATGTCAAAACATGAATACTGGTCTTCATTTGCTCCTCTTCCCTTTGAGTATGTAACAGCTGCTGGACAGAGAGCTAAGGATGGATCTCTTCGTAGTG GTGATGATTTGGAAGACACAGAAAGGTTTGTTCATGAGTTGACAGTAACAGCTGGAGAAGGCAACATAGAAACCATGCTTTCTGTTGATAAAGGGCTTCAAGAACTAGCTTTCTTGAAG GTTGAGGATGCTGTTCTTATTGCTCTTGCCCATCATCATCGTCCTAATGTTGCTGAACTAGTAGACCCAG ATATTAAATCATCTGGTGATGAAAAATTCACTGAAGCATTTG ATCTCagcaaggaggaagaggaagatgtATTGTTCAAGCAG GCATGGCTCGTATATTTCTGGAGAAGGGCTAAAACCCATAACGTGGAAGATGATATTGCTGAGGAGCGGTTGCAGATGTGGATTGATCGACATGGGCAGCAGCCCACCTCACATGATGCTGTAGATG TTGATATGGGTATACGCGAGCTGAGGCGCCTAGGAATCGAACAGCTACTATGGGAACTTTCGCGGAGAGAGGCGAACTCTACCAAAGAAGAGGAGCTGAACAGCACCAAAGAAGAGCTGAAAAACACCACCACAAAAGATGAGATGGACACCACCAACGAGGAATCGTCCGATGTCGAGGATCTGACCTAG